Genomic segment of Azospirillum brasilense:
TGAGGCGTTTCACGGCCGAGTTCGGAATGGGATCGGGTGTTGGGAGCCTCGCCATGACCACCAGGTCACCAAGGCACACGCGAACCATCCGGACAGGGACGGCAGAGGGTTTCGTTTGAGCGAGGACGTTTGCTCTTGTTCTTTGCGGTGTTGGCTCGTGCGCCCAGGGCTTGCCGCTGCGCGCGGGCTACCGACTGGGAAGGATCAAGCCGATCGAGCGATTAGTAAGGCTCAGCTTCAGGCGTTGCCGCCCGTCCACATGCCTCCTATCGACGTGATGGTCTGTCACGGCTCTCAAGGGAGTTCTGGTTTTGAGGTGGGTTTCCCGCTTAGATGCTTTCAGCGGTTATCCCGTCCATACTTAGCTACCCGGCCATGCCACTGGCGTGACAACCGGTGCACCAGAGGTATGTCCATCCCGGTCCTCTCGTACTAGGGACAGATCCTCGCAAAACTCCGACACCCACGGCAGATAGGGACCGAACTGTCTCACGACGTTCTAAACCCAGCTCACGTACCACTTTAATCGGCGAACAGCCGAACCCTTGGGACCTGCTCCAGCCCCAGGATGTGATGAGCCGACATCGAGGTGCCAAACGACTCCGTCGATATGGACTCTTGGGAGTCATCAGCCTGTTATCCCCGGCGTACCTTTTATCCGTTGAGCGATGGCCCGTCCACGTGGAACCACCGGATCACTATGGCCGACTTTCGTCTCTGCTCGACTTGTCTGTCTTGCAGTCAGGCGGGCTTATGCCATTGCACTCGTCGAGCGATTTCCGACCGCTCTGAGCCCACCATCGCGCGCCTCCGTTACACTTTGGGAGGCGACCGCCCCAGTCAAACTACCCGCCATGCAGGGTCCCGGCTCCGGATCAACGGAGCGCGGTTAGATGCCAGAGACCTCAAGGGTGGTATTTCAAGGATGGCTCCGCCCGAGCTGGCGCCCGGGGTTCCTAGCCTCCCACCTATCCTACACATGAGATCCCTAGCACCACTGCAAAGCTGTAGTAAAGGTGCACGGGGTCTTTCCGTCTGACCGCGGGTACTCCGCATCTTCACGGAGAGTTCAATTTCGCTGAGTTGGTGTTGGAGACAGCGGGGAAGTCGTTACGCCATTCGTGCAGGTCGGAACTTACCCGACAAGGAATTTCGCTACCTTAGGACCGTTATAGTTACGGCCGCCGTTTACCGGGGCTTCAATTCGGAGCGTGAACCCCTCCTCTTAACCTTCCGGCACCGGGCAGGCGTCAGACCCTATACGTCGCCTTGTACGGCTTCGCAGAGCCCTGTGTTTTTAGTAAACAGTCGCCACCCCCTGGTCTGTGCCCCCCGCCCCGGCTTGCGCCGCGACGGGGCCCTCTTCTTCCGAAGTTACGAGGGCAATTTGCCGAGTTCCTTCAACACCATTCTCTCAAGCGCCTGGGTATACTCTACCAGTCCACCTGTGTCGGTTTGGGGTACGGTCTGATGCGGGGGCTGTTTCCTGGAACGGGTCCCCAGCCGGGCCAATCCGATAAGGCCCGACACGCTTTCCCATTCGTCACACACCCGCTGGCCCACGAATATTAACGTGGTTCCCATCGACTACGCCTTTCGGCCTCGCCTTAGGGGCCGGCTCACCCTGCGTGGATTAACCTTGCGCAGGAACCCTTGGACTTTCGGCGACAGTGTTTCTCACACTGTTTGTCGCTACTCATGTCAGCATTCTCACTTCCGATACCTCCAGGCGGCCTCACGGACACCCTTCGCAGGCTTACGGAACGCTCCGCTACCACGTGATCAGAGATCACATCCGCAGCTTCGGTACACGGCTTGAGCCCCGATACATTTTCGGCGCAGGCCGGCTTAACTAGACCAGTGAGCTATTACGCTTTCTTTAAAGGATGGCTGCTTCTAAGCCAACCTCCTGGTTGTCATGGCCTTCCCACATCCTTTCCCACTTAGCCGTGATTTGGGGACCTTAGCTGGCGGTCTGGGCTGTTTCCCTCTCGACGATGGACCTTAGCACCCACCGTCTGTCTGCCGGGCTGTGCTCCACGGTATTCGGAGTTTGGTTAGGTTTGGTAAGCCGCGAGGCCCCCTAGCCCATCCAGTGCTCTACCCCCGTGGGCAATCGCCCGACGCGCTACCTAAATAGCTTTCGCGGAGAACCAGCTATTTCCCGGTTTGATTGGCCTTTCACCCCTAGCCACAGGTCATCTCCGACTTTTTCAACAGGCGTGAGTTCGGTCCTCCAGTGCGTGTTACCGCACCTTCAACCTGCCCATGGCTAGATCACCGGGTTTCGGGTCTACAGCAAGCAACTCAAGCGCCCTGTTCAGACTCGCTTTCGCTGCGCCTCCGGCTATCGCCTTAAGCTCGCTGCTTACTGTAAGTCGCTGACCCATTATACAAAAGGTACGCCGTCACGGCGCAAGGCCGCTCCGACTGCTTGTAGGCATCCGGTTTCAGGAACTGTTTCACTCCCCTCGTCGGGGTGCTTTTCACCTTTCCCTCACGGTACTGGTGCACTATCGGTCACTGAGGAGTACTTAGGCTTGGAGGGTGGTCCCCCCATGTTCGGACAGGGTTTCACGTGCCCCGCCCTACTCGAGCATTCAGTCCGGTTTACCCGTACGGGGCTATCACCCGCTCTGGCCCGCCTTTCCAGACGGTTCCGGTTGTGTAGACTGAATGACTGGCCTGGTCCGCGTTCGCTCGCCACTACTAGCGGAGTCTCGGTTGATGTCCTTTCCTCCGGCTACTTAGATGTTTCAGTTCGCCGGGTTCGCCTCCCCACCCTATGAATTCAGGTGAGGATACCGCTTGCGCGGTGGGTTGCCCCATTCGGAAATCCACGGATCAAAGCCTGCTCGCGGCTCCCCATGGCTTATCGCAACGTGCTGCGTCCTTCATCGCCTCTCAGTGCCAAGGCATCCACCAGATGCCCTTCAGACGCTTGATCCTAAACTCAGCGGTTGCGCCACGCGCAGGGGCAAGCCCAGACGCACGCACAACGCCGCAAGATGCATTGACCATTGAACCAACCCCCATCAAGGAGCCGGCCCGAGGTCCGTCCTCGGTCACTTAACAATCGTCTTCACACTGTCCATGATCCCGCTCCAGTCCTCCCGCTTGGGGAGAGCCGAAGCTCACGTTTCCGTGTTGCGTTTCCTTCTGACGGATCTCTGCCGGAACCTGAAAGCCTCGACACCAGAACACTGGTGGAGGCAGACGGGATCGAACCGACGACCTCCTGCTTGCAAAGCAGGCGCTCTCCCAACTGAGCTATGCCCCCGTTTGGCGTCAAGCGATACGGCCTGATGGGTGGTGGGCCAGGGAGGATTTGAACCTCCGACCTCACGCTTATCAAGCGCGCGCTCTAACCAACTGAGCTACTAGCCCCTCGTCGCGATTAAGCAACGATGAGATCCGTGAGAAGGGATGCGCCGGCGGCGGCTTTGCGTCGGCAGCGGCCCGATTGGATGGGCCGGCTTTTCCTTAGAAAGGAGGTGATCCAGCCGCAGGTTCCCCTACGGCTACCTTGTTACGACTTCACCCCAGTCGCTGACCTGACCGTGGTTGGCTGCCTCCGTTGCCGGTTAGCGCACCACCTTCGGGTAAAGCCAACTCCCATGGTGTGACGGGCGGTGTGTACAAGGCCCGGGAACGTATTCACCGCGGCGTGCTGATCCGCGATTACTAGCGATTCCAACTTCATGCACCCGAGTTGCAGAGTGCAATCCGAACTGAGACGGCTTTTGGGGATTGGCTCCATCTTGCGACTTCGCATCCCACTGTCACCGCCATTGTAGCACGTGTGTAGCCCAACCCATAAGGGCCATGAGGACTTGACGTCATCCCCGCCTTCCTCCGGCTTGTCACCGGCAGTTCCACCAGAGTGCCCAACTGAATGATGGCAACTGGCGGTAGGGGTTGCGCTCGTTGCGGGACTTAACCCAACATCTCACGACACGAGCTGACGACAGCCATGCAGCACCTGTGTTCCACCCAGCCGAACTGAAAGCCCGATCTCTCGAGCCGATAGTGGACATGTCAAGGGTTGGTAAGGTTCTGCGCGTTGCTTCGAATTAAACCACATGCTCCACCGCTTGTGCGGGCCCCCGTCAATTCCTTTGAGTTTTAACCTTGCGGCCGTACTCCCCAGGCGGAATGCTTAATGCGTTAGCGGCGACACCGAAGTGCATGCACCCCAGCGTCTAGCATTCATCGTTTACGGCGTGGACTACCAGGGTATCTAATCCTGTTTGCTCCCCACGCTTTCGCGCCTCAGCGTCAGTGTCCGTCCAGATGGCCGCCTTCGCCACCGGTGTTCTTCCCAATATCTACGAATTTCACCTCTACACTGGGAATTCCACCATCCTCTCCGGAACTCAAGCCCGACAGTATCAAATGCAGTTCCCAGGTTGAGCCCGGGGCTTTCACATCTGACTGATCGGGCCGCCTACGCGCCCTTTACGCCCAGTAATTCCGAACAACGCTCGCCCCCTTCGTATTACCGCGGCTGCTGGCACGAAGTTAGCCGGGGCTTCTTCTCACGCTACCGTCATCATCGTCGCGTGCGAAAGAGCTTTACAACCCTAAGGCCTTCATCACTCACGCGGCATTGCTGGATCAGGGTTGCCCCCATTGTCCAATATTCCCCACTGCTGCCTCCCGTAGGAGTCTGGGCCGTGTCTCAGTCCCAGTGTGGCTGATCATCCTCTCAGACCAGCTACCGATCGTCGGCTTGGTGGGCCATTACCCCACCAACTACCTAATCGGACGCGGGCCCCTCTCTCGGCGTAAACTTTCTCCGCCCAAATCTCTCTGGGGGACGTATCCGGTGTTAGCGTCCGTTTCCAGACGTTATCCCGAACCGAAAGGCAGGTTCCCACGTGTTACTCACCCGTGCGCCACTAAGGCCGAAGCCTTCGTTCGACTTGCATGTGTTAGGCATGCCGCCAGCGTTCGTTCTGAGCCAGGATCAAACTCTCAGGTTCAAGCTGGACACCGGTCCGAAGACCGCATCCACTTGACAGGGCCGCTCAACGCGACCTCACCCAAGCTTTCGAAACTGAAGTCTCTTACTGCTTGACCGAGATGCTCAAGCGACCCGCGATGCCAGTCCCACTCCGGAACCGGTCCGCGGCCAACGGCCAAAACCGCCGCCTGCGCATCCCTTCTCACAACACGGTATCAACGATATCCAAGATCCCGCGGCCCTTAGGAGAACCGCAACACCCCGCGCCCAACCCCTTCGAGGAGTGGGCCGCCAGGGCCTCAACCGAAGAACCAGAAATCCGGAGACGAAGCAAGCAGCGCCGAGTGCTTGGCGCCGTTTTGTGGATCGTCATCCGTTTTATGATCCGTCGCTGCCGCGTTTGTCAGCGGCGCCGCGTCGGTGGAGCGGTTTATAAGCGCACCTCGCTGACCAACACAAGCCCTTTTTGCACTTCCATGAAAAATTCTTCACAGAGCGACTTATCACCGTAGTCCAAGCTGGAATCAGTGTATGCACGTCCCTCCCCCGGATCGGGCGCTCCGCCATGGCTGAGCGCAGGCCTTGGGGGAGCGGCCCTGGCGCGCCAACCGATTGACGCAGTCTCCCCTATCGGGTTGACAGTGACAAAAAGGGTGCGCATGGTCGTCTTTAGAAAGTGGTAGCTCCTTGGGCGGCTGAGCAGCTTGGACAACAGCCCTCCGCCACGACGGTCCGAAACGTGTGAGGAAGCATAGGAGGATGACGGTGCGTTCGAGGCTCAGTGGCCTTCCCACGCTCGCCCTGGTTGCCGCTGGTTTGGCGGGGCTCCTCACCCACACGGTCGCCGCGCCCGCCCATGCGGCAGGCGCACGCACGGCCCCGCCGGAGCGGGTGGCCAAGGACACGGTTAAAGAGACCGGCGACGACGATGACGAGCGGTCTCCGAGCGCGCACCGCCACATCCTGTCCGTCGGGCGCGGCGACACGCTGATGGACATGCTGACCGGGGCCGACGTCCCGGCGGACGAGGCGACCAACGCCATCGCGGCTCTGCGCAAGGTCTATGATCCGCGCAAGTTGCAGGTCGGCCAGCAGGTCACCGTCCTGTTCGAGCCGCGCCGCGGCGGAACCAAGCAATTTGTCGGGCTGGAGTTCCTTCCGGACGTGGTGCGCTCCGTCTCCGTATCCCGCAAGGGCGACGCCGGATTCACATCGAGCGAATCGGAAAAGGCTGTTACCCGCCAGCCGGTCGCCGCGCAGACGGTGATCCGGTCAAGCCTGTTCGAGGCGGGGAACGCCGCCGGCGTGCCGGTCTCGGTGATGATGGCGCTGATCCGCGACTACTCCTACGACGTGGACTTCCAGCGCGACCTTCAGCCGGGCGACCGCTTCGAGGTCCTGTATGAGCGGCTGGTCACCGCCGACGGCAAGAACGCCGGCGAAGGCGACGTGCTCTACGCCGCGCTGGTGTTGAGCGGCAAGGAGTACCCGATCTACCGGCACAAGAGCCGGGACGGCCGCATTGACTATTACAACCGCGATGGGGAGAGCATCCGCCGTGCCCTGCTGCGCACGCCGATCGACGGCGCACGCATCACCTCGGGCTTCGGGATGCGCCACCACCCGATCCTCGGCTTCAGCAAGATGCACAAGGGCATGGATTTCGGCGCGCCGACCGGCACACCGATCTACGCCGCGGGCGGCGGTGTGGTCGAGGAAGTCGGGCCGAACGGCGCCTACGGCAACTACATCCGCATCCGCCACAACACCCAGATCGCCACGGCCTACGCCCATCTGAGCCGCATCGCCAAGGGCACGCGCCGCGGCGCCCGCGTCGACCAGGGCGACGTCATCGGCTATGTCGGGACCACTGGCCGATCCACCGGGCCGCACCTGCATTACGAGGTGCTGAAGGGCGGCCAGCAGATCAACCCGAAAAGCATCGACCTGCCAACCGGCGACAAGCTGGAAGGCCGTGAACTGCAAGCCTTCGAGCAGACGGTGCGATCGCTGGAGAAGAGCTTCGAGCAGGCGCGCAGCGGCCTCCAGCTCGCCCGCACCCCAGGCCCTCATGAGGACAAGGGCTGCACCAAGGCAACCACCTGCTGAGACGCCGCCTCTCCTACTCCTGGTGAAGAAAACGGCGAATGGCGTTGGCGAGGATCTGGACGCCCTTTTCCTCGTCATCCGCCATCTTACGGAGACGGTCGCGCATGGCCTGAACCTGCGGCTTCATCTGGGCCGCTTTGGCGATGGCCAGTTGCGCCTCTTCCGGTTTCATGTCGCCTTTGGCCATGGCGTGCTCCCTCCGCTTGCGATCAGGATGAGACAGTCGGCGCCGTGTTGCAACGGCACTCGATAAATCGAAGCGGGCTTCAGCGAAACAGGCCGACGCTTTCCACCGCCTGACCGCCGGTCCCCAACTTGAACTCCGTGACGCCCGGCGCGCTGTCCGGATTGATGCCGCCGAGGTCGAGCCAGCCCACGCCGCGCGCCTTGAGCGCCAGAGCCGCCCGCCACAGCACCAGCCGCATCGCCCCGCTCTTACGCCCCGACTCGCTGGACCAGCCGACTTGGTAGGTAGCCGAGCCGCCATGCATGTAGAAGAGGGCGCTCGCCGCTGGAGCCGCCCTGTTGGAACGGCTTTCCAGAGCGGCGACCATCAGCACCCCATCGCCCTTCCCGCCACCTTTCAGCAGCCCGTTGCGGATGCGCACGGCCAGCGCGCCGGTCATCGGGCGGAACTGCTTGGTCTGGGCCTGCTCATGTTCCTGCTTCATCAGCCAGGGCAGGTTCTTGGCCTCCCAGTCGAGGTCGATGACCAGACCGGCCTTCTCCGCCCCCTTGAGACGCTGGCGCCAGTCGCGGGCCATCGCGGCCCGCAGATCCTCCTCGCCGAGTGACAGGTCGAGCCAGACCGTGCGGTAGCCGGGGCCGAAGCGGCGGAAACCGCAGCGGCGCAGCATCGCCTCGGCCTCCGGCCCAGCGGCCAGTTCGGGAAGCAGACTGGCCCGGCTGAGCGGGTTGTCGGGGCAGGCCCGGCGCAGCACGTGGAAGACCGCTTCCTGGGTCGCCAAGTCCGGCTCTATTCCGTCGAGCCACAACGGGCCGCGGTGGATCTGGCGCTGGTGGAACAGGCGAAGCGTGCGCCGCTCCAGAAGCTGGACGATCCCGATGGGCGTACCGTCGCGCCGGATCAGGCCGAGCCGAGGCACAAAGCCATGGGTGCGCCCCATGGCGCCGGCGTAGGCGAAGCACTGCGGCAGGGTGGAGCGGGGAACGCGGGCGAAGAGCGAAGCCCACTCCCCCACCGTCCCCTCGTTCCACAGGATGGTGACAGCGCCTTCGGAGGAGGTCGGGGACGGCATGGGCTGGTCCGGCGTCAGGCGGGCGGCAGGGCCGATGTGGCCTCTTCCAACTGGGCGAAGCTTGGTCGGTATTCGGGCTCCAGCACGTTTCGAGAGTATTCGACCGAAATGGCCGGAGCGTAGCCGGACAAATGCGCGATCAGCCCGATTTTCATCGCCTGATAGTATTTCCCTTCGGCGTGGTAGATGTTCTTCAAGCCGCTGGCGATCGGCGCCAGGAAGCCGTAGGCGACGAGAATGCCGGTGAAGGTGCCGACCAGCGCGCCGCCGATCAGCTTGCCCAGGACCTCCGGCGGCTCGGTGATCGACCCCATGGTGTGAATCACGCCCAGCACCGCCGCGACGATGCCCAGCGCCGGAACGGCGTCGGCGACCGCCTGGATGGCGTCGGCGATCCTCTGATGCTCGTGGTGCATGGTCTCGATGTCCTCGTCCATCAGGTCGACCAGCTCGTGCGGGTTGTCGGCCCCCAGCGACATCAGACGCAGATAGGTGCAGAGGAAGGATATGGCGTGGTGGTCGCCGTAGAATTTTGGAAACTGCTGGAAGAGTGGTGAATCCTCGGGTTTCTCGATGTGCTGTTCGAGGGCGAGCAGCCCCTTGGTCTTCGCGATCTTGAAGACCTGATACATCATGGTGAGAAGTTCGAGGAAATCATCCTTTTTGTATTTTGGCCCTTTGAAGAGGTGGCCGAGTTCCTTGCCTGTGTGTGTGACCACCGCTTTTGGATTGCCGATCAGGAACGCGCCGGCGGCGGAGCCCAGGATGATCATGAACTCGAAGGGCATCCACAGCACGCCCAGGTGACCGCCACCCAGGACGTAGCCCCCGAAGACGCTGAACACTACGACGCCGAAGCCGATCATCACGAACATGTCTTCCGTCCTCCAGCGTCATTTTCCGTGCCTTGGCCGGCCCGCTCCGCGGAAAGCCGGTCAGGCGGGGATGCTTGCGTTCTGCCGGCCCAGTGACGCAGCAATCCCTTGAGTTTTTGTAAATCACCCGGCGTCGGACGCGATCCTAGCCGTGACAAAGGATCGTGTCACGAAAGGAGTACCCGAAAAGCACCCCGCCGCAGCCGCATGCGCAAAAGAAAAGGGACCGCCCGTGGGCGGTCCCTTTTCACACGCTCGGACGATCCGGCGCCGGCCCGATCAGCCGATCCGCCAAGTGTCCGGAGCCTCCTCCAGACGCTTGAGGAGCGCCACGCGCTGCTGCTCGATTTCGTCCGGCAGGTGGCTGCCGAAGCGGTTGAACAGCTCCTCCTGGTCCCTGGCCTCGGCCTCGGCTTCCTTCCGGTCGATGTCCATGATCTTCCGGAACTTGTCCTCGGCGAAATCCAGACCGGCCCAATTCAGGTCCTGGTAGCGCGGCATGTAGCCGAACGG
This window contains:
- a CDS encoding peptidoglycan bridge formation glycyltransferase FemA/FemB family protein, with the protein product MPSPTSSEGAVTILWNEGTVGEWASLFARVPRSTLPQCFAYAGAMGRTHGFVPRLGLIRRDGTPIGIVQLLERRTLRLFHQRQIHRGPLWLDGIEPDLATQEAVFHVLRRACPDNPLSRASLLPELAAGPEAEAMLRRCGFRRFGPGYRTVWLDLSLGEEDLRAAMARDWRQRLKGAEKAGLVIDLDWEAKNLPWLMKQEHEQAQTKQFRPMTGALAVRIRNGLLKGGGKGDGVLMVAALESRSNRAAPAASALFYMHGGSATYQVGWSSESGRKSGAMRLVLWRAALALKARGVGWLDLGGINPDSAPGVTEFKLGTGGQAVESVGLFR
- the motA gene encoding flagellar motor stator protein MotA, with the translated sequence MFVMIGFGVVVFSVFGGYVLGGGHLGVLWMPFEFMIILGSAAGAFLIGNPKAVVTHTGKELGHLFKGPKYKKDDFLELLTMMYQVFKIAKTKGLLALEQHIEKPEDSPLFQQFPKFYGDHHAISFLCTYLRLMSLGADNPHELVDLMDEDIETMHHEHQRIADAIQAVADAVPALGIVAAVLGVIHTMGSITEPPEVLGKLIGGALVGTFTGILVAYGFLAPIASGLKNIYHAEGKYYQAMKIGLIAHLSGYAPAISVEYSRNVLEPEYRPSFAQLEEATSALPPA
- a CDS encoding peptidoglycan DD-metalloendopeptidase family protein, whose translation is MTVRSRLSGLPTLALVAAGLAGLLTHTVAAPAHAAGARTAPPERVAKDTVKETGDDDDERSPSAHRHILSVGRGDTLMDMLTGADVPADEATNAIAALRKVYDPRKLQVGQQVTVLFEPRRGGTKQFVGLEFLPDVVRSVSVSRKGDAGFTSSESEKAVTRQPVAAQTVIRSSLFEAGNAAGVPVSVMMALIRDYSYDVDFQRDLQPGDRFEVLYERLVTADGKNAGEGDVLYAALVLSGKEYPIYRHKSRDGRIDYYNRDGESIRRALLRTPIDGARITSGFGMRHHPILGFSKMHKGMDFGAPTGTPIYAAGGGVVEEVGPNGAYGNYIRIRHNTQIATAYAHLSRIAKGTRRGARVDQGDVIGYVGTTGRSTGPHLHYEVLKGGQQINPKSIDLPTGDKLEGRELQAFEQTVRSLEKSFEQARSGLQLARTPGPHEDKGCTKATTC